A region of Acidobacteriota bacterium DNA encodes the following proteins:
- a CDS encoding M36 family metallopeptidase: MHRPSFPLKTLSVVAALAALLFTGGLWAVGPDAGEGHSLRDFDARVRYNQTFKVDPTAGQQQRIAAMSAAVPEMAVTFEETTGATRTVYNQTGYLTGPRSGEPLAIAKDYLQTQLGLLGLDGSDFAGHELTDLVPSRVTGASHVYLRQVHQGIPVYNGQLHVNVNREGRILGVNNSFLPKLALAVNRAQPGLRAVEAVRIAAEHLGLPVDIRALTRPNGVRQTTRLRARGVSLDEVEASLMWLPVRRGEARLVWNFNVRTPDGIHHYDFNIDAHDGRVWTRFDWTRSDSYRVYPIPAESPSHVSPVPPADGRTLVSDPASTAASPLGWHDTGTTSYTIMRGNNAHAFPDTDGNGAPPASETSCGASLDCDFSINLNQAPSQYQPAATANAFYWNNILHDIQYLYGFDEAAGNFQQNNFGNGGAGGDYVNVSVQSGNFRCPNNAFFSTPPDGGNGAMLMCLWTSPNPDRDGDLDNGIMAHEFGHGVSIRQVGGPSNSSCLNNNQQAGEGWSDLMSLMYTHEVGDQGTDPRGIGTYALNQPTSGAGIRTQRYSTNPAVNNHTYESIQGMAIPHGVGEVWAQAYWEVYWALVDQYGFDPDLYDASGGSGNQRAMFYFNEGLKNTACSPTFVDNRDGIIQAATDNFGGADVCLIWETFAAFGLGEDAVSGGSGSTNPTNGFAVPASCACQPSAVADAGPDQSICLGDSATVGTPALAGHSYSWAPGGQSTAQISVSPSTSTTYTVTATTTCGSAQDSATVTVDSGTGGGLNDDFEGSVAGWTTSGLWHVATNSTCASPQNGYTSPVNAFYYGQDSTCNYDSGAANSGSLTSPVITGITASSTLTFQYLRQVESFSGAFDSTVVEIVTGSGATTVFALDSSDASTSVWESSGAISLSAFAGQSIQVRFTFDTSDNVDNDQIGWFVDDVVVTGDSPCTPSNTPPTVTISSPADPTTVTQGASVTFTGTATDAEDGTLTGSLSWSSNLDGAIGSGGSFSTSSLSIGTHTVTASVTDSGSLSGSDTVTVTVNAPTNDVPNVNISSPADPTTVTEGTSVTFTGTATDTEDGTLTGSLSWSSNLDGVIGAGGSFSTSSLSVGAHTVTASVTDSGGATGSDTVSVTVNADTPGCSDCIDWSVTGTVSYSTQDASADVTVEDGGDTLLLEQNTWRRTTDTFTVTSNTVLEFDFSSTDEGEIHGIGFDEDDTISNAVRVFQVHGTQNWGSANHDFDNYVAGSGFVTYSIPVGQYYTGSGLRLVLVNDKDAGALTNDSRFRNVRIYEDVPVGCAVNDDFEGGAAAWINGAAATCTTGDFVVGTPTQQTNGGVTTQVGGDHTTGSGNAIFTATNTSAGNADVDGGTCILESPVFSVAEASVLRVWYFHGQRDAGDDAGDLFRLEVSTNGGSSYTSIVDLGDVTSNAAWTEATSAIPAGSSVMLRVQVADATADGDLVEAGIDDLSICPSP; encoded by the coding sequence ATGCACCGACCGAGTTTTCCGCTAAAGACCCTTAGTGTGGTGGCGGCTCTGGCCGCGCTATTGTTCACCGGCGGGCTTTGGGCCGTCGGCCCGGACGCCGGTGAAGGCCACAGCCTGCGCGACTTCGATGCGCGGGTGCGCTACAACCAAACCTTCAAAGTCGACCCCACGGCGGGCCAGCAGCAGAGAATCGCGGCGATGAGCGCCGCGGTGCCGGAGATGGCCGTCACCTTCGAGGAGACCACGGGCGCCACCCGCACGGTCTACAACCAGACCGGTTATCTAACCGGTCCTCGCAGCGGTGAGCCGCTGGCGATCGCCAAGGACTATCTCCAGACTCAGCTCGGACTCCTCGGGCTCGACGGGAGCGATTTCGCCGGCCACGAGCTGACGGATCTGGTGCCCAGCCGGGTGACTGGTGCCAGTCACGTCTACCTGCGCCAGGTCCATCAGGGCATTCCGGTCTACAACGGCCAGCTCCACGTCAACGTCAACCGCGAAGGGCGAATTCTCGGCGTCAACAACTCCTTCTTGCCGAAGCTGGCCTTGGCCGTCAACCGGGCACAGCCCGGCCTGCGGGCCGTCGAGGCCGTCCGCATCGCCGCCGAGCACCTGGGGCTGCCGGTGGACATTCGCGCGCTGACCCGCCCGAACGGAGTGCGTCAGACCACTCGCCTGCGGGCCCGGGGTGTGTCCTTGGACGAGGTTGAGGCAAGCCTGATGTGGTTGCCGGTCCGACGCGGTGAGGCGCGGCTGGTGTGGAACTTCAACGTGCGCACGCCGGACGGCATACACCACTATGACTTCAATATCGATGCGCACGACGGCAGGGTGTGGACCCGCTTCGACTGGACCCGCAGCGACAGTTACCGGGTCTACCCGATTCCGGCCGAGTCGCCGAGCCACGTTTCGCCGGTGCCGCCGGCCGACGGCCGCACCCTGGTATCGGATCCGGCGTCCACCGCTGCATCGCCCCTCGGCTGGCACGATACCGGGACCACCAGCTACACGATCATGCGCGGCAACAACGCCCACGCCTTCCCGGACACCGACGGCAACGGCGCACCTCCCGCTTCGGAGACGAGCTGCGGGGCGTCGCTGGATTGCGACTTCTCGATCAACCTCAATCAAGCGCCGAGCCAGTACCAGCCGGCGGCGACGGCAAATGCCTTCTACTGGAACAACATCCTGCACGACATCCAGTACCTCTACGGTTTCGACGAGGCGGCCGGTAACTTCCAGCAGAACAACTTCGGCAACGGCGGCGCCGGTGGCGACTACGTCAATGTGTCGGTGCAGTCGGGCAACTTCCGGTGCCCGAACAACGCGTTCTTCTCGACTCCGCCGGATGGCGGCAACGGCGCCATGCTGATGTGCCTCTGGACCTCGCCGAACCCGGACCGGGACGGCGATCTCGACAACGGCATCATGGCCCACGAGTTCGGCCACGGCGTGTCGATCCGTCAGGTCGGTGGTCCGTCCAATTCGAGCTGCTTGAACAACAACCAGCAGGCCGGTGAGGGCTGGAGCGACCTGATGTCGTTGATGTACACCCACGAAGTGGGCGATCAGGGCACGGACCCGCGCGGTATCGGCACCTACGCCCTCAATCAACCGACGTCCGGCGCCGGCATTCGCACCCAGCGCTACTCCACCAATCCCGCGGTCAACAACCACACCTACGAGTCGATCCAGGGGATGGCGATCCCGCACGGCGTCGGCGAGGTGTGGGCGCAGGCGTACTGGGAGGTGTATTGGGCGCTGGTGGATCAGTACGGCTTCGATCCGGACCTCTACGACGCCTCCGGCGGCTCCGGCAACCAGCGGGCGATGTTCTACTTCAACGAGGGACTGAAGAACACCGCCTGCTCGCCGACCTTCGTCGACAATCGAGACGGCATCATCCAGGCGGCGACGGACAATTTCGGCGGCGCCGATGTTTGCCTGATCTGGGAGACCTTCGCGGCCTTCGGCCTAGGCGAGGATGCCGTCTCCGGCGGCTCCGGCTCGACCAACCCGACCAACGGCTTCGCGGTGCCGGCTTCCTGCGCCTGTCAGCCTTCGGCGGTGGCCGATGCCGGCCCGGACCAGTCCATCTGCCTGGGCGACTCGGCGACGGTCGGCACTCCGGCCCTTGCCGGACACAGCTATAGCTGGGCGCCGGGCGGTCAGTCGACGGCTCAGATCTCCGTCAGCCCGTCGACTTCGACCACCTACACGGTGACGGCGACGACCACCTGTGGTTCCGCTCAGGATTCCGCCACGGTGACCGTCGACAGCGGCACCGGCGGTGGCCTGAACGACGATTTCGAAGGCAGCGTCGCTGGCTGGACCACCTCCGGCCTGTGGCACGTGGCGACCAATTCGACCTGCGCCAGCCCGCAGAACGGCTACACCTCGCCGGTCAACGCCTTCTACTATGGCCAGGATTCGACCTGCAACTACGACTCCGGCGCCGCCAACAGCGGCTCCTTGACCTCGCCGGTGATCACCGGGATCACCGCGTCGTCGACCCTGACCTTCCAGTATCTCCGTCAGGTGGAGAGCTTCAGCGGAGCCTTTGATTCGACGGTGGTCGAGATTGTCACCGGCAGTGGGGCGACGACGGTGTTCGCCCTCGATTCGTCGGACGCATCGACCTCCGTGTGGGAGTCGAGCGGTGCGATCTCGCTGAGTGCCTTCGCCGGTCAGAGCATTCAGGTGCGTTTCACCTTCGATACCAGCGATAACGTCGACAACGATCAGATCGGCTGGTTCGTCGACGATGTGGTGGTGACCGGGGATTCGCCGTGCACGCCGTCGAACACCCCGCCGACGGTGACCATCTCTTCGCCGGCGGATCCGACCACCGTGACGCAAGGCGCTTCGGTGACCTTCACCGGCACCGCGACGGACGCCGAGGACGGTACCCTCACGGGTTCGCTGTCCTGGAGCTCGAACCTGGACGGCGCCATTGGTTCCGGCGGTTCGTTCTCGACCTCGTCGCTCTCCATCGGCACCCACACGGTGACCGCTTCGGTGACCGACAGCGGCAGCCTCTCGGGTTCCGACACGGTGACCGTCACGGTCAACGCGCCGACCAACGACGTGCCGAACGTCAACATTTCGTCGCCGGCGGATCCGACGACGGTGACCGAGGGCACTTCGGTGACCTTCACCGGCACGGCGACGGACACCGAGGACGGCACCTTGACGGGTTCGTTGTCCTGGAGTTCGAACCTGGACGGCGTGATCGGTGCCGGTGGTTCGTTCTCGACCTCGTCGCTGTCCGTGGGTGCTCACACGGTGACCGCCTCGGTCACCGACAGTGGCGGTGCCACCGGCTCCGACACGGTCAGCGTGACGGTCAATGCGGACACCCCGGGTTGCTCCGACTGCATCGACTGGAGCGTCACCGGCACGGTGTCGTACTCGACGCAGGACGCCAGCGCCGACGTGACGGTGGAGGACGGCGGAGATACCTTGCTGCTGGAGCAGAACACCTGGCGGCGGACGACGGATACCTTCACCGTCACCTCCAACACGGTGCTGGAGTTCGACTTCTCGTCCACCGACGAGGGTGAGATCCACGGCATCGGCTTCGACGAGGACGACACCATCAGCAACGCTGTCCGGGTGTTCCAGGTGCACGGCACCCAGAACTGGGGGAGCGCCAACCACGACTTCGATAATTACGTCGCGGGCAGTGGTTTCGTCACCTATTCGATTCCGGTGGGGCAGTACTACACCGGCAGCGGGTTGCGTTTGGTGCTGGTCAACGACAAGGATGCCGGAGCGCTGACCAACGACAGCCGGTTCCGCAACGTGCGGATCTACGAGGACGTGCCGGTGGGTTGCGCCGTCAACGATGATTTCGAGGGTGGCGCTGCCGCCTGGATCAATGGCGCTGCGGCGACCTGTACCACCGGTGACTTCGTGGTGGGTACGCCGACCCAGCAGACCAACGGCGGGGTGACCACCCAGGTCGGCGGTGACCACACCACCGGGTCCGGCAACGCCATCTTCACGGCGACCAACACCAGCGCCGGCAATGCCGACGTGGATGGCGGCACCTGCATCCTCGAGTCGCCGGTGTTCTCGGTGGCCGAGGCGTCGGTGTTGCGCGTTTGGTACTTCCACGGTCAGCGCGATGCCGGGGACGACGCGG